The Terriglobales bacterium genome contains a region encoding:
- a CDS encoding PilZ domain-containing protein, with amino-acid sequence MATEVIPHESMYEALRRWPRYKLEVPLRIVAHKGGKTAIVQGRGNELNEGGMAIFAGIELALTEEIAVEFTPPYSGDPIRVRAIVRNRKGYSYGVEFLTRTIDDHQNVDQIRTVLRGLGSPIR; translated from the coding sequence ATGGCTACCGAGGTCATCCCGCACGAGAGCATGTACGAAGCGCTCCGCCGCTGGCCGCGTTACAAGCTGGAAGTGCCGCTGCGTATCGTGGCGCATAAAGGCGGCAAGACGGCGATCGTGCAAGGGCGCGGCAACGAGCTGAATGAGGGCGGCATGGCGATCTTCGCCGGCATCGAGTTGGCGCTGACAGAGGAAATCGCGGTCGAATTCACGCCGCCGTATTCCGGCGACCCCATCCGGGTCCGTGCCATCGTGCGCAACCGCAAGGGCTACAGCTACGGCGTGGAATTCCTTACCCGCACCATCGACGACCATCAGAACGTCGACCAGATCCGCACCGTCCTGCGCGGGCTGGGATCTCCCATCCGCTAA
- the smpB gene encoding SsrA-binding protein SmpB, translating to MARHSHPVTPSKPKNPRRDPVASGERDATQNRAAAHNYFLLERFETGIVLTGSEVKSIRAGRANLKDAYGIIKDGELWLLNAHIGAYENAGYAGHAPERTRKLLVHREELRKLFGKTQQKGLTLVPTRMYFKNGKIKVELALAKGKQLWDKRETERRRTADREARDAILRSRKAGNL from the coding sequence ATGGCGCGCCACTCCCATCCGGTCACTCCCAGTAAGCCCAAGAACCCGCGCCGGGACCCGGTCGCTTCGGGAGAACGCGATGCCACCCAGAATCGCGCCGCCGCCCACAATTACTTCCTGCTGGAAAGATTCGAGACCGGCATCGTGCTGACCGGCTCGGAGGTGAAGTCCATCCGCGCCGGACGGGCCAATCTGAAGGACGCCTACGGCATCATCAAGGACGGCGAGTTGTGGCTGCTGAACGCCCACATCGGGGCCTACGAGAACGCCGGGTACGCCGGGCACGCGCCGGAGCGTACGCGCAAGCTTCTGGTCCATCGCGAGGAGTTGCGGAAACTCTTCGGCAAGACCCAGCAAAAGGGCCTGACTCTGGTCCCCACCCGCATGTATTTCAAGAATGGAAAGATCAAGGTGGAGCTGGCGCTGGCCAAGGGCAAGCAGCTCTGGGACAAGCGCGAGACCGAGCGCCGGCGCACCGCTGACCGCGAGGCCCGCGACGCCATCCTGCGCTCGCGCAAAGCCGGGAACCTGTGA
- a CDS encoding leucyl aminopeptidase codes for MNLSLSYTDTPQLETECLVAVVVDNGEKDKNVPALLPADTAVQAAAAELLASGELTGKAFETSWLYRPQGLKAKRLLLLGGGKSKGFTVQELRKLAGAAVRFLKQKNIRSFALLLPEGSPGAVRAAVEGALVGNFDPDVYKSDRKDQRIEALTLAAPAAARSAGLESALEVGRVLGESQNFTRDLVNEPGNRMTPTVLAERARQMAAETGLQCEIYGAEKIKELKMGAFWSVAQGSDEPPALIVLRHEPEGAPAGPVLGLVGKGITFDSGGISIKPSDGMEKMKYDMGGGAAMIGAMRAIALLKPKVRVLCIVTATENMPSGKAQKPGDVQIAMSGKSIEIINTDAEGRLVLADGLHYARQLGATHLIDAATLTGAVVVALGYVNVGVFTNDDAQWSRFQQVLQRSGEKMWRMPVDDEYKELIRSGIADIKNTGGRWGGAISAAMFLKEFVDDTPWIHLDIAGTAWMEENKPWIAQGPTGIAVRSIVEWVRDFERDSGGAA; via the coding sequence ATGAACCTTTCGCTCTCTTATACGGATACCCCCCAACTAGAAACCGAGTGCCTCGTCGCCGTGGTCGTGGACAACGGCGAGAAGGACAAGAATGTACCCGCGCTTCTGCCGGCGGACACCGCGGTGCAAGCCGCGGCCGCCGAACTGCTCGCCTCCGGGGAACTCACCGGCAAGGCCTTCGAGACGTCGTGGCTCTATCGCCCGCAGGGACTCAAGGCAAAACGCCTGCTGCTGCTCGGCGGGGGCAAGAGCAAGGGTTTCACTGTCCAGGAACTGCGCAAGCTGGCCGGAGCGGCGGTCCGGTTCCTGAAGCAGAAGAACATCCGCAGCTTCGCCCTGCTGCTGCCCGAGGGCTCGCCCGGCGCCGTCCGCGCCGCCGTGGAAGGGGCGCTGGTCGGCAATTTCGATCCTGACGTTTACAAGAGCGACCGCAAGGACCAGCGGATCGAAGCGCTCACCCTAGCCGCTCCCGCCGCTGCCAGGTCGGCCGGGCTCGAGAGCGCGCTGGAAGTCGGCCGCGTCCTGGGAGAATCGCAGAACTTCACCCGCGACCTGGTGAACGAGCCGGGGAACCGCATGACCCCGACCGTCCTCGCGGAGCGCGCCCGGCAGATGGCTGCGGAGACCGGCTTGCAGTGCGAGATCTATGGCGCGGAGAAGATCAAGGAACTGAAGATGGGCGCGTTCTGGTCGGTGGCCCAGGGCTCCGACGAGCCGCCGGCGCTGATCGTGCTCCGCCATGAACCCGAAGGCGCACCCGCCGGCCCGGTCCTCGGACTGGTGGGCAAAGGGATCACCTTCGATTCCGGAGGCATCTCCATCAAGCCCTCCGACGGCATGGAGAAGATGAAGTACGACATGGGCGGGGGCGCAGCCATGATCGGCGCCATGCGCGCCATCGCGCTGCTCAAGCCCAAAGTCCGGGTCCTCTGCATCGTGACGGCGACGGAGAACATGCCCAGCGGCAAGGCGCAGAAGCCCGGGGACGTGCAGATCGCCATGTCGGGCAAGTCCATCGAGATCATCAACACCGACGCCGAGGGGCGCCTGGTGCTGGCCGACGGCCTGCACTACGCACGCCAGCTGGGCGCCACCCACCTGATCGATGCCGCCACCCTCACCGGCGCAGTCGTGGTGGCGCTGGGTTATGTGAATGTCGGCGTCTTCACCAACGACGACGCCCAGTGGTCGCGCTTCCAGCAAGTCCTGCAGCGCTCCGGGGAGAAGATGTGGCGGATGCCGGTGGACGACGAGTACAAGGAGCTGATCCGTTCCGGCATCGCCGACATCAAGAACACCGGGGGACGATGGGGAGGCGCCATCAGCGCCGCCATGTTCCTCAAGGAGTTCGTGGACGACACCCCGTGGATCCACCTCGACATCGCCGGTACCGCCTGGATGGAAGAGAACAAGCCGTGGATCGCCCAGGGTCCCACCGGCATCGCGGTGCGCTCCATCGTGGAGTGGGTGCGTGACTTCGAGCGGGACAGCGGCGGTGCCGCCTAG